The following are from one region of the Anolis carolinensis isolate JA03-04 unplaced genomic scaffold, rAnoCar3.1.pri scaffold_18, whole genome shotgun sequence genome:
- the LOC134294689 gene encoding zinc finger and SCAN domain-containing protein 2-like — protein MEEKVYKCIECGKSFSLHGNLKRHQRIHTGEKPYKCLECGQSFSRNSHLHRHQRTHTGEKPYNCLECGQSFTEKGSLHKHQRIHTGEKPYNCLECGQSFTQSSGLRSHQRTHTGEKPYNCLECGQSFTQKGHLHSHQRTHTGEKPYNCLECGQSFTQSSGLRSHQRTHTGEKPYKCLECGQSFTEKGSLHTHQRIHTGEKPYKCLECGQSFTLKGNLHRHQRTHTGEKPYKCLECGQSFARSSGLRSHQRTHTGEKPYNCLECGQSFARSSGLRSHQRTHAGQKP, from the coding sequence atggaggagaaagtatataaatgtattgaatgtggaaagagctttagtctgCATGGAAACctgaagagacatcaaaggattcacactggggagaaaccctataaatgcctggagtgtggacagagcttctctcgtaattcacatctacatagacatcaaaggacccacactggggagaaaccctataactgcctggagtgtggacagagcttcactgagaagggaagcttgcataaacatcaaaggattcacactggggagaaaccctataactgcctggagtgtggacagagctttactcagagttcaggactacgttcacatcaaaggacccacactggagagaaaccctataactgcctggagtgtggacagagctttactcagaagggacacttacattcacatcaaaggactcacactggggagaaaccctataactgcctggagtgtggacagagcttcactcagagttcaggactacgttcacatcaaaggacccacactggagagaaaccctataaatgcctggagtgtggacagagcttcactgagaagggaagcttgcatacacatcaaaggattcacactggggagaaaccctataaatgcctggagtgtgggcagagctttACTCTGAAGGGAAacttacatagacatcaaaggactcacactggggagaaaccctataaatgcctggagtgtggacagagctttgctcgtagttcaggtctacgttcacatcaaaggactcacactggggagaaaccctataactgcctggagtgtggacagagctttgctcgtagttcaggactacgttcccatcaaaggactcacgctgggcagaaaccatag